CTCGGTCGGTGGAGCGATCGCGCAGGTCGAACGCTACTGGTCGCCGCCGGATGCACAGACCCGGCTGGACGTGGTGGCGCTGGATGATGATGGGTCGCCGGTGGTTACTGTCGAGGTCGAACGCCCGACGCACGACATTCAGTCGGGTGTTCCCGCCGACTACGACGCGATGGCGGCGGTCGAGCCTGCGGCTGCTGTGTGGGTGGTGACGAATCGCGAGTTGGGGCATCGGATCGTCGAGACGCTTAGTGGGGCTGGTGAAGGGGCGGGGCGGTTGGGGTTGGATGTTGATGCTGTTCGGGCGGCTACGTCGCCGCTGGATCGCTACGAGTTGGATGCGCCTGGGTGTTCGGCGATCCGGACGCTTTCGTCGGTTTCGGCCGAACTGTTCGAGCGGGTGTTGACGGCGGACGGGGGGTGATGGGTGGATTGTGGGGCGGTGTGGATCGGGGGAGGGATGGTGGCGAGTGGGTGAGGGATGGTGGCGAGTGGGGGAGGGATGGTGGCGAGTGGGGGAGGGATGGTGGCGAGTGGGGGAGGGATGGTGGCGAGTGGGTGAGGGACGCCTCGAAAGCCCCCGACCGCTCGACCCGCCGGGGCTTGCTGCGCGCTTCCCTCGCTTCGCTCAGTCCAGTGCTTGCGGCGCCCGGGCGGGGTCGACCGGCCGGCCCCTTTCAATCCCATCCACTTGGTCTGATTTATCGTTCGGCCGTTACAATCGGAAGGATGAGGTGCCGACGTGAGTACCGGACGTGTCGGCTCTACTCGGTTGGCTCGAACCACTCGATCGTGCGTTCGAGGCCCTCCCGGAGCGAGACGGTGGGTTCGAAGTCGAGTTTCGCCCGGGCCGTCGAGATGTCTGCTCTGGAGTGGTCGATGTCACCCTCGCGGGGGTCGGTGTGGACGATATCCGAGTCGGTGTCGGTGAGATCCTGGATAAGTTCGGCGAGTTCGCGGATCGAAACCGACTCGCCGGTGCCGACGTTGTACGCCTCGCCGACATGGTCGGTCCGGGCAGCCGCAAGATTGGCCCGGACGACGTCCTCGACGAAGACGAAATCCCGGGTCTGATCGCCTTCCCCGTGGACCGTGATGTCGTCGCCGGCGAGGGCCTGTTCGATGAAGACGCTGACGACCCCTGCGTAGTCGCCGCCGGTTTGTCCGGGTCCATAGACATTGAAATACCGGAGTGCGACGGTGTCGAGGTCGTAGAGGTCGTGATACAGACGGGTGTAGTGGTCGGCGGTGAGTTTGTCGAGGCCGTACGGCGAGGTGGGTTCTTTCGGGTGGGATTCGTCGATCGGAGTGTCTTCGGGGTGGCCGTAGATCGCGGCGCTGGAAGCGACGACGACCCTGACGTCGTGTTCGCGGGCGGCGTCGAGGACGTTCAGGGTGCCGGTGGCGTTGATGGTGTGGCTCTCGTGGGGCGTCTCGATGGATTCGGCGACGTGTCGGCGGTCGTAATGCCGCTGGCCGAGCTACAGACCGCGACCGGGCTCGCAGACGGAGATCGGGCGGATCAGATCATGATCGCCTCCGGGGATCGAGGAGTGAGAGAAGATCTCGAGGGGATATACCCCGGCACCAACGTGGTCACGCGGGGCGGCCTCGCCGGAATGGAGATCACGCCGACGAACCTCCCGCTGGCGATGGCGCTCGCAGCGAGCGTGGTCGCCGGCGGAATCGGCATCGCGTTCGTCGCCACCATGATGGGGCTGGAGGTGACGGCGAACCGCCGGGAGCTGGCGACGCTTGCGGTGGTCGGGTTCTCCGCCCGGTCGCGGGCGCTGGTCGTCACCGCCGAGGCGGTCACCGTGACGGTCGCAGGCGGCCTTCTCGGGGTGGCGCTGGGGGCTGTCGGACTCCTCGCACTGAACGCGGGCGTCGCCCGGGCGGTCGGCGTGCCGGCGGTCGGCACGTTGTCGCCCTGGATCGTCGCCTATGGGCTGGGCATCGCGATCCTCATCGGGATCGTGACCGCGCCGTATCTCTCGTATCTCGGCCTGCGAACCGACACGCTCGCGGAACTGTCACGATGAGAGTCACAGAATGGATCCGAGGCGGGGTATCGCGAACCGCGGGCACCGTCGGGTTCGCGATACGGGGGTTGCGCTCCGATCGGATGCGCACCGCCTTTGCAGTCTTCGGCGTCGTACTCGCGGTGCTGTCGGTGACGCTTCTGGTCGGGGTCGGAGTCGGCGTGACCGAGACCGGCGAGGAACTGTTCGATCGGAGCGACCGCGACCTGTGGGTGTCCGGCGGGCCGGTCGACATCGCGCCCGGCACCGTCGGCGGGTTCCGCAACCCGGTCACCGACGCCCACACCGTGGCAGCGGAGATCGACGGACACGAGGCGGTCCGGCACGCCGGCCCGATGGCATTCCAGGTCGTGTACGTGAGTCCGGACGGCGAGGAGTTCGAGACGCTCATCGGCACCGGCGTTCCCGGCGGTGGCCCTTCGATCGTGCTGGAGGACGGCGAGGGGTTCACCGGCGGTGATACCCACTACGCCGACGGCAGCTACGACGGCCCGATGACCCATCAAGTGATCGTCGACCCCGCGACCGCAGAGCGGTTCGACCTCGCGGTCGGCGACACCTTACACGTCGGCGGCACGATCGGGGACGCCCGACGCAACGAGTTCGAGGTGGTCGGGATCTCGCCGACGTTCAGGGAGTTCCTTGGCACGGGCACCGCCACGATCCGGTTGAGCGAACTGCAGACGCTCACCGGCTCGGCCCACGAAGACCGGGCGACGTTGATCTCGGTGCGGCTGGAATCCGGCGCGGATCCGGAGGCAGTCCGGGACGAACTCCAGGAAGCGTACCCCGCCTACGACGTGCGCACCAACCGGGAACAGTTCCTCGCCGTGCTCGAACGCCAGGCGGTCGTCCTCGCGGGGGGGATCAGCCTGGCGGCGCTCGGCGTGATCGCCGGGGCAGCGCTGTCGATGAACCTGCTGTTGTCGATGGTGTACGCTCAGCGGGAGACGTTCGCGGTGATGCGCGCACTCGGGATGGGAGGTCGAACAGTTGTCGGTGTGGCGTTAACGCAGGCGGTGATCGTGGGGATCGCTGGCGGCGCCGTCGGATTGCTCGTGACGCCGGCCGCGGCCGCAGGGATCGAGACGATCGCGGCGACGGTGACGGGATTCGAGGGACTGGTGCAGGTGCCGACAGAGGCGTACCTCGCGGGCGGTGCCATCGCGGCCGTCTTCACCGCGATCGGCGGCGTCGCCGGCGCGGTTCGCGTGTCCCGGATCGCCCCGCTCGAACAGTTGACCCGGTGAACGTCTCGGAACGGTCGCTGATCGGGCTCCAGGAGATCGACGGCTACGCCACCGACATCGTCACCGAGGACCTGGATCTGGTGGTGCGGCTCCACCGACAGATGCTCGAAAACGATCGGCCCTGTCGGGTCGAGTTCGTCCCGGAACCGGTGGTCTGGGCCCAGGTGCCGGAGACGCTTGCGGATCTGAGCACACAGCGCCGACGGTGGTACCGCGGACTGTACCTGCTTTCGGAGGGGATCGGGCCGCTGATCGAAACGTACGGCTACGTTGTGGTGCCGGTCGCGTTCGCGCTGGGGGTGGTGAACCTCGAGTCGCAGTCACGATTTTTTTGAGGCCCGTCGACCTACGGACGGCAATGTCCGCAAACCGGAAGGGAGACAGACGGGAGCGCGAACTCGTCAACGCGCTCGACGAGGCGGGATTCGCGGTGATGCGCGCGCCGGCGAGCGGCAGCGCGACCGATCGGGAACTCCCGGACGTGCTCGCCGGCAACGGCGAGATGTTTTACGCCATCGAGGCGAAATCCAGCGCCGGCGACCCGATCTATCTCAGCGGGGAGGAGGTCGAGGCGCTGGTGTACTTCGCGCGGAACTTCGGCGCCAAACCCCGGATCGGCGTCCGGTTCGACCGCGAGGACTGGTACTTCTTTCACCCGGGAGATCTCTACACCACCGACGCCGGGAGCTACCGCGTCAAAAAGGAGACCGCGCTCGCGGAGGGCACCGACTTCGCGGAGTTCGTCGGCGAGTCGAAACGGACGACCCTCGACGATCTGTGAGGGGGGTATAACGGTCTAGAACACCTGCGCGTTGCCGTCCTTTCGCGGCTCCGTCGCCGCAGACAACACCCCGTCGTCGTTGCGGACCGCCTGTGCCCCGCCGAACAACAGCGGCTGGAGGATCCGGACGTCGTGTCCCCGACGGACGAGTTTCGCCGCCACGTCCGAATCGAAGTGGGGTTCGACTGCGAGCTCCCCCGATTCCCGATAGCGCCAGCGCGGCCGGTCCAGCGCCGCCTGCAGCGGTAGCTCGTAGTCGACGAGGTTCGACAGCACCTGGACGTGCCCCTGCGGCTGCATGTATCCGCCCATCACGCCGAACGCGAGCCAGTCGTCCGGTCCCAGACGCGCGACCGCCGGGATCAGGGTGTGGAACGGGCGTTTCCTCGGCTCCAGCCGGTTCGGGTGGTCCGGATCGAGCGAGAACGACGCCCCGCGGTTCTGTAACGCGATTCCGGTGTCGCCGGCGACGAGCCCGGAGCCGAACCCCGCAAAGCGGGAGTTGATGTACGAGACGACGTTGCCCGCCTCGTCTGCGACGGTGAGCAGCACGGTGTCGGCGTCCTCGGCGTTCGCATCGGGCACGCCGAAGGTGACGTCGTCGCTCGCCTCCTCGCCGACGGTTTCGGCCCGCCGTTTCGCCCACGACTGCGACCCAAGCGGGGGATGATCCTCGTAGTCGGGGTCGGTGATGTACCGGTGGCCGTCGTGGAACGCGCGCTTCATCGCCTCCGCGAAGTAGTGGACGCATTCGGGCGATTCGAGCGGATGGTCGCCGGCGCCCAGTTCGGCGGCGACGTTGAGCGCCTCCAGCGCGATCAGTCCCTGGTTGTTCGGGGGAAGTTCGTACACCTCGGCGCCGTTGTACGTCGTCGAAACCGGTTCTGGCCACTCCACCTCGAAGTCGGCGAGGTCTTCGACGGACAGGAACCCGCCCCGCGACTGTACCTCCTGTGTGATCTCCCCGGCGATCTCGCCCTCGTAGACGACGTCCGCGCCCTCCTCGGCGATCTTTTGCATCGATCGGCCGAGTTTCGGCAGCGTCACCAGCTCTCCGGTTTCGGGTGCCCTGTCGTCGACCAGGTACGCCTCCCTGGCGTTGTCGGTCCGGAAGAGCGCTTCGGCGTGGCTCCAGGAGGACGCGATCACTTCCGAGACGGGATATCCCTCGATCGCGTACTCGATCGCGGGCTCGAGCAGCTCCGAGAGCGGTTTCGTCCCCAGCTCCCGGGCAGTCGCCTCCCACCCCCTGGCGGTCCCGGGGACCGTCACCGTGTGGGGGCCGTGCATCGGCATCTCGACGTCGTCGGGTTCGTCCGTCTCGGGCGCCCACGGGTAGTCGGTGTCGCCGTCCGGCTCCGCCTCGGCGAGCGCCTCCCGGACGCGCTCGATCGTCGCGCCCGCCGGTGCACCGCCGCAGGCGCGCATCGCGCCCACCTCGCCGTCTGCGGTCCGATAGAGCGCGAACACGTCGCCGCCGAGGCCGGTCGAGGTCGGTTCGACGACGTTGAGCGCCGCGGCGGTCGCGACGGCCGCGTCGAACGCGTTGCCGCCCTGCCGGAGGCTCCGTATCCCGGCTTCCGCCGCCAGTGGCTGACTGGTCGCGACTGCACCGCGCCGTCCGTAGACGGTCGAACGCCTCGAAGTGAACCGGTCGAGGTCGGGGTCTGCCATGGGGTCGCTTGCGCGGGGAACCGCAAAAGCGTCCGGCTCCCGGGGGGGATTGCCACCTTTCGGAAAGAGGGCCTAAGTCGTTCCGCCTCGAATCGGGTCGCATGAAGACGGCAGTCGTCGTCGCAGGAGGGCGATCGACCCGATTCGGGGGCGCCGACAAGGCGGTCGCCGACCTGGCGGGCACGCCGATGATCCGCCGGGTCGCCGATCGGATCGTCGACGTCGTCGACGCCGTCGTGATCAATTGCCGGGACGATCAGGTCCCTGCGATCCGCGAGGCGATGGCGGGGTATCCCCGCCGCGTCACGTTCGCGGTCGATCCCGAACCCGACCGCGGGCCGATGGCCGGCATCATGACCGGACTCCGGGGCGTCGAATCGATCGCGGGCCCGGACGCGCCGGCGTTCGTCGTCGCCTGCGACATGCCGTTCGTCGATCCCGGCTTCATCGAGCACCTGTTCGATCGCGTCGACGGCTACGACGCGGCGGTCCCCCGACTCGACGATCGGTGGTTCCAGACCACACAGGCCGTCTATCGCGCCGAGCCGATGGCGGCGGCCTGCGAGGCTGCGCTCGACCGGGGCGAACGCAAGATCATCGAGCCCCTGTTCGACCTGGAGTACGTCGTCATCGAGGAGGCGGAAGCGCTGGAACACACCACGAGGGGCGCCTTCGAGAACCTCAACACCCGCGAGGAGTTCCGCCGGGCCGAAGAGCGGTTCCTCGACCGGGAGCGTCGCTGATCTCGATCACTCCTCGAGTGCGCGTGCTGCCGCCACGGCGCCGGCGTCGGAGTCGACGTCGGCTCCCTCCTCGGCGAGGATCGAGCCGAACGCGGCAATGAAGTGGGTGATGTTCTCCGGCCGGGCGGAGTTGCCCATACAGCCGACCCGGAAGATGTCGCCCGACAGCGCCCCGAGACCGCCGACGATCTCGATGCCGTGTTCGTCCATCAGACGGTCGATCACCCGGCCGTCGTCGACGCCGTCGGGCACCTGCACGGGATTGAGCGTCGGCAGCCAGTGGTCGTCGTCCACGTTCAGGGGCACCCCCATCGCCTCGACGCCGGCCTTGAGCGCGCCGGCGACCCGGCGGTGGCGGGCCCAGCGGTCCTCCAGGCCCTCCTCCTCGACCATCCGGAGCGCCTCGCGGAGCGCATACGTCGTCGCGGTCGGTCCCGTGTGGTGGTAGTTCCGTTCGGCGCCCCAGTACTCCCAGACGCCCTCCAGGTCGAGATACCACGATCGGACCGGCTCCTCCCTGTCGTGGACCTTCTGAACAGCGCGGTCGTTGAAGGTGATCGGGCTGGATCCCGGCGGCGCCGAGAGGCACTTCTGGGAGCCCGAGTACACCACGTCGACGCCCCACTCGTCGGTCCGGAACTCCACCCCGCCCAGCGAGGCGACCGTGTCGGCGATCACGTACGCGTCGTGGTCGTGGGCGATCCGCGCGAGCTCGGGGATCTGCGTTTGTCGCGCCCCGGTGCTCGTCTCGCCGTGGACGAACCCGAACACGGTCGGCTCGTGGCGGTCGAACGCCGCGGCCACGTCGTCGGGATCGAGCGGTTCGCCCCACGGCGCGTCGACGGTGACGACTTCGCCCCCCGCCCGCTCGGCGATCTGCCCCATGCGGTCCCCGAAGTAGCCGTTTGACGGCACGAGGACGGTCTCGCCGGGCTCGACGAGGTTCGCGAAGGCGGTCTCCATGGCCGCCGAGCCGGTGCCGCTGACCGCGAAGGTGTACTCGTTGTCGGTGCAAAACAGCATCCGGAGCAGCTCCTGAACGTCGTCCATCACCTCGACGTAGTAGTCGTCGAGATAGCCGACGAACGGGGTGGCCATCGCCTTCAGCACCCGGGGGTGGGCGTCGCTCGGGCCGGGGCCCAGAAGCGTCCGATCCGGCGGTACCAGCTCGTCGGTCTCCGAGTTGCGCGCCATACTCGCCGGTACACTCGACTCGCAGGTAAAACTACCCGCCGTCCGTGCCGTCACAGAGCCCGTCGAACGCCCCATCCGCGATCCCCGGTCCGTCGGGAACGCGGATCCGACCGCCCTCGGCGGGCGCGGGATCCGGCGCGAGATCCTCGGCGAGCAGTCCGCCCGTTGCGAGTCCACACGCGGAAACGTCGGGAATCGCCGCGGCGACGTGGACGGCGGCAGTCCGGGCGACGACGGCGTCGATCGTGGTCGTGATCACGGGCTCGACGCCGGCCTCCCTGGCCGCCGTCGCCGCCTCGACTGTCAGATCTGGCCCCCCGAGCGCCATCGGCTTCAACACGACGACGTCTGCCGCCTCCGCCTCGATTGCCCGCCGGACCCGGTCGAGTGGGCTGGTTTCGCCGTCCCCTCGAACTGCGAGCGATTCGTCGAGTGCGATGCCGACCCCCCGGCTGCGGAGGTGGGCGTGTCCCTCGAGATCGTCGGCAGGGAGGGGCTGTTCGACGTAGTCGACGCCGAACGCGCCGAATTGCTCGATTGCTCGCTCGGCCGTCCCCCGGCTCCATGCGCCGTTCGCGTCCGCCCGGAGCGTCACCGCCTCCCCGACGGCATCCCTGACGGCGCGCAGCCGCTCGAGATCGCCCGAGAGCGCCCGATTGCCGACCTTGACTTTGAGACAGTCGAACCCCACGTCGACGGCCTCACGGCAGCTGGCTGCCGTCTCTGCCGGCGATCCGTCGCCGACGGTGGCGTTGACCGGCACCGTGTCGGCTGGAGCGGCGCCGGTTCCATGGCGGTTCGAGAGCCGTTCGGCGAGTGACGCGTTCGCGGTCCGGGCGTCCCGGTCGAGCCGAGCCAGCGCGACGCCGTGGCGGGCCGCCGGCGCCTCGGGTGGATCGACGGCGGACGCCGCGTCCCCGCTTGCGGCAGCGAACGCCTCGAGTTCCTTCCGACAGCGGCCGTACGGCTCGGTCCACCCCGGAAGCGGCGTCGCCTCTCCGATTCCCTGAACCGTCGGTTCCGCTTTCGACGCGTCGTTGTCTTCGCCGCCCCCTCCGATCCCAACGAGAAACCCTCGACGCTGGGAGATTTCCCCGCGTGCGGTCGAAAGCGGCGCGACGAGCGGCACTGAAAAGGGACGAATCCGCATCCGGATCACCCGATCGCGAGCCCGACCGCGAACAGGATCGCGAACGCGGCCAGCAGCTTGCCTGCCGATTCGAGCGCGGGGTTGAGAACGTCCCCGGCGGTCTCGGTCAGCACCGTCCGTGCGATCCGCCCCGCGAACGGCAGCGTCAGCAGGGGTGAAAGAACCACGATCGACCAGCCCTGGAGCAGGAACCAGAACGGGACCGCGTACGCCAGCGCGAGCATCGAGAGGAACTGCGCGCGGGAAAACCGGTAGCCGAACCGCACTGTGAGCGTCCGCTTGCCGGTTTCGGCGTCCTCCTCGCGGTCGCGAACGTTGTTCACCACGAGGATGTTCGTCGAGAGCGCGGCGATCGGGAGGCTGGCGACGACCGCCGGGACGGTGACGGTTCCCGGCGGGATCCAGACCGGGAACGCGCCCGGGAGCAGTGCCGCCGCCTGGACGTAGTAGGTGCCGACGACCGCGATCACGCCGAAGAAGACGAACACGAACAGGTCGCCGAGGCCGTGATATCCGAGCGGGTACGGGCCGCCGGTGTAGGCGATCCCGGCGGCGATCGACACCAGCCCGACGACGAGGATCGGCACCCCGCCGACGTACACCAGGTACGTGCCGACCACCACCGCGGCGGCGAACGTGAGCCACATCGCCCGTTTCACGGACTGGGGTTCGATCAACCCGCCGGCAGTCACCCGCGTGAAGCCTTCGCGCTTTTCGGTGTCGGCCCCCTGGACGGCGTCGTAGTAGTCGTTGGCGAAGTTGGTGCCGATCTGGATGAGCGAGGCACCGACCAGCGCGGCAACCGCCGGCGCGGCCGCGAACACGCCGTCCTGGAGCGCGATCCCCACCCCGACGACGACCGGCGCGAGCGCCGCCGGCAGCGTCTGTGGCCGCGCGGCGATGAGCCAGGCCTTCCGCCGCGAGACGTCCTGCGTAGCCATCGTCCGTCGTTCGGGCCTCCTGTCCCTCAATGTTGTTATCCGCGGCGCCTGTTAGTGTCGGGCCCCGCGACCCCGAATCACGCCGCTCGTTTTATGAGACGGGTGACGTAACAGGGGTGTATGTCCGAACTGGAAGGCGTCGCGGTCGAGGATCTCCGGGAGTGGATCGAACACGTGTCCGAAAAGGAGTCGGCGCAGTTCCTGATGATCGCGCTCGCGAGCGCCGAAGAGGGGCGCGACGTCGGCGAACTGGCCGACCTGTACGGGCTCGACGGCGACGAGATCGCAGACTGGATCGACACCGCCAACGAGGAGTCGCTCGTCACTGCGGTCGCCCGAACCGAGGGCGTCGACGTCGACGAACTCGCCGATACGTACGGCCTCTCGCCGCGGACGGTGCTCGACTGGTTCCGGAACCTCGAGGGGGAGCCGATCCCGGACGCGGCGGCAGTCATTGCGCGGTACAGCCAGCGCGGATCCGCGCCGGTCGTCCGGCAGACGCCCGCGCGGGTGACCTACCTCGACTACGAAGCGATCCACGCCAACGGCTGGTCCGTCGAAGACGACGACCTGTTCGAGAAGGCCTCCGAGGTGTACCGCCTGAATTCCGAAGAGTACGGCCGTATCCTGGTCGAGCCAGGCGAGACGATCCTCGAGGCCGCCGAGAACCGCGGGCTGTCGTGGCCGTACGCCTGTCGCGGCGGTGCCTGCGCGAACTGTGCGGTGCTCGTAAAGGAGGGCGACGTCGCGATGCCCGGCAACCACGTGCTCACTGACGACCAGGTCAACGTGATGAACGCCCGGCTCACCTGCGTCGGCGTTCCGGTGACGGATGCGGTAAAGCTCGTGACGAACGTCCAGCAGCTCGAGGACTTCGAGGACCTCCGTCTGCCGTCGCCCCTGGGCGAAAGCGACACGCCGCCGTCGGCGTGATCCCGGCGCCGGCGCCGCGTTGTATCCCCGACGGCTATCCGTCGACGAGCGGCTCTTCGGCGCGATAGACGATCCGCATCGGGAGCCCACGCTCGTCGGTCGGCGGCTCTTCGGGCAGCGATCGGAGCGGCGCCCTGGACGGTCGGGCGGTGTATCCCAGAACCACGGCGTCGAGCACATCCTCGATCCGCACGTCGTGACCCGCCGTGGCCTCTGCGGCGGCCTGGACCGTCGGCGCCCCGTCCCGATCGAACGCCGCCAGCCTGCGCATCCGTTCGGCGTACCCGCCCGCAGTCCGTCGGTCGTACCGCAGCGGCCCGTCGCCGATGGCACGAAAACAGACGTCCGGCCGCGATTCCAGGATCGTCGCTCTCGCCTCCGGAATCTCCCCGACGAGTTCGTCCACCGCGGCGATCGAGGGCGCACGCTCGAAGGCGGCCTCGGGGAGCCGTTCGCCCGTCTTCCGCTCGTGAACTTTCGCGGCGGTCGAGTACCGTCGCTTTCGCGTCGCTTCCCGGACCGGAGTGACGCCCGGACGGCTCGACTCTCGCGGCGGTTCTCCGCCGTCGTCGTGCTGGAGGACCTGTTTTGCGAGAACGTCACATTGCCGGTGGGGATCCCCGTCGTCGACCAGGCCGATCGGCACGTCGACGAGGATCCGGTCGGCCTCCTCGTACCGAAGCCACAGGTCACCGATTTCGGGGAAGACCTCGGCGTGATCGAACTCCCGGCCGTCGAAGGCAACGGCTACCCACGCGGCGTCACCCCGAACGGCCCCAACCGACAGCGACGCGTCACTCATCGTTCGATGGTTCAGCGGCCGGAACAAAAACAGTACGGTGGCCGGCGGGGCTATTTCGCCGGGGCGTACTTTCGGGCGTACGGTCCCGCGATCGGAACCGAGTATTCCGACCCCTGGTACGCCTTGTACATCAGGAACAGCCAGGCGACGAATGCGACCGGGGCCAACAGTATACTCACGATACCGAGCAGTGCGCCCGCGATCCAGCCGACGACCGGGATCACGGCGAGTACCGTCAAAAGCACCGTCATGCCGATGCTGAGGACGAACAGCCCGCCGAAGACGATCGTGCTCTGGGCGCCGTGGAACCGGACGAACTCGTCGTCGTCCTCCACGAGGTAAAAGAGGATCCCCGTGATCGGACCCAGGAGATAGCTCAACGCACCGGCGACGTTCGAATCCAGGCCGGTTCCCGATGCGCCTTCCGTCTCGCCGCCCCCCTCGTCGACGTCGGCGTCGTGTTCGGTCTGTGTTTCGTCGTCCTGTTCGTTCGGCGTATTCTGTTTGCTCGTCATAGTTGTGTCCCTCCGTAGGAATGAGGGCCTTCGAGGGAAAAGGTATATGTTGCCTACCGGTCGGATACCCTGACCGATCGCCGAAAAATAACGGCTTATTTTCATGAACCCGTCAAGATGTCCCGAGAGCCGAGTGAACAGTACTCGCACAACCCTTATCCCTCCAGTGCCCCTCCCACAACAGGCAATGGCAACTGGTACTGTTGATTTCTTCAACGACACAGGCGGTTACGGTTTCATCTCGACTGAGGACGCGGACGACGACGTGTTCTTCCACATGGAAGACGTTGGCGGCCCGGATCTCGAAGAGGGGCAGGAAGTCGAATTCGACATCGAACAGGCCGACAAAGGCCCCCGCGCGACGAACCTGCAGCGGCTGTAACTCGGTTTATCCGACGTTCTAGCCCGGTATCGACGATCGAAACGATCGAAACGAAGCGGTCCGTGGTTTCTGCGGGCCGGAACTGACCGGCGAGCGACGGCGCTCGACTCGAGAGGGAGCGCTATGCGTGAATCGTCTCGAAGTCGTCGACCGGCATCACGCTGTAATCGATCGACAGCGTGTCCTTCGTCGCCCGGATCTTGCCCACGAACGTGGAAATCTCCTCGAGGTCGCCCTCGAGCACGAACAGTTCCATACAGTAGTGGTTCCCGACGTGGCTGTGGAAGTTCGAGGCCACTAGGTCCTCGTGCTCGTGTCGCAGATGCATCATCTGCTCTTCGACGCTTGTGGTCTCGTAGTTGAAAAGCACCGTCACGACCGCCATCAACTCGCGGTCCTCCAGGCGACTGTCCTCGAACTCGTCGAGCAGGTTCCGGGAGGCCTCCCGGACGACCTCGCTTCGCCCGGTGTAGCCGTGGTCCTCGGCGAACTCGTCGATCCGCTCGAGCAGCTCTTCCGGCATCGAGACGCTCACTACCGTCATGTATTAAAAGAGGCGGCTGTTCCTGTTAATCCTTATTATCTTACGTTCCGTGCTGCCACGAGGAGAGGTACTCCTCCTGTTCTGCCGACAGGGTGTCGAACTCGACGCCCTCGGCTTCGAGTTTGATCTCGGCGATCTCGCGGTCGAGGTCGTCGGGCACCTCGTGGACGCCCGGCTCGTAACCGTCGCCGTTCTCGGCCAGTTCCCTGACGCAGGCGGCCTGGACGCCGAACGACTGGTCCATCACCTCGACGGGGTGGCCCAGCGCGAGCGGGGCCGCCAG
The Halalkaliarchaeum desulfuricum DNA segment above includes these coding regions:
- a CDS encoding NAD-dependent epimerase/dehydratase family protein, which encodes METPHESHTINATGTLNVLDAAREHDVRVVVASSAAIYGHPEDTPIDESHPKEPTSPYGLDKLTADHYTRLYHDLYDLDTVALRYFNVYGPGQTGGDYAGVVSVFIEQALAGDDITVHGEGDQTRDFVFVEDVVRANLAAARTDHVGEAYNVGTGESVSIRELAELIQDLTDTDSDIVHTDPREGDIDHSRADISTARAKLDFEPTVSLREGLERTIEWFEPTE
- a CDS encoding ABC transporter permease, with amino-acid sequence MALAASVVAGGIGIAFVATMMGLEVTANRRELATLAVVGFSARSRALVVTAEAVTVTVAGGLLGVALGAVGLLALNAGVARAVGVPAVGTLSPWIVAYGLGIAILIGIVTAPYLSYLGLRTDTLAELSR
- a CDS encoding ABC transporter permease translates to MRVTEWIRGGVSRTAGTVGFAIRGLRSDRMRTAFAVFGVVLAVLSVTLLVGVGVGVTETGEELFDRSDRDLWVSGGPVDIAPGTVGGFRNPVTDAHTVAAEIDGHEAVRHAGPMAFQVVYVSPDGEEFETLIGTGVPGGGPSIVLEDGEGFTGGDTHYADGSYDGPMTHQVIVDPATAERFDLAVGDTLHVGGTIGDARRNEFEVVGISPTFREFLGTGTATIRLSELQTLTGSAHEDRATLISVRLESGADPEAVRDELQEAYPAYDVRTNREQFLAVLERQAVVLAGGISLAALGVIAGAALSMNLLLSMVYAQRETFAVMRALGMGGRTVVGVALTQAVIVGIAGGAVGLLVTPAAAAGIETIAATVTGFEGLVQVPTEAYLAGGAIAAVFTAIGGVAGAVRVSRIAPLEQLTR
- a CDS encoding glycosyltransferase, with protein sequence MNVSERSLIGLQEIDGYATDIVTEDLDLVVRLHRQMLENDRPCRVEFVPEPVVWAQVPETLADLSTQRRRWYRGLYLLSEGIGPLIETYGYVVVPVAFALGVVNLESQSRFF
- the hjc gene encoding Holliday junction resolvase Hjc; this encodes MSANRKGDRRERELVNALDEAGFAVMRAPASGSATDRELPDVLAGNGEMFYAIEAKSSAGDPIYLSGEEVEALVYFARNFGAKPRIGVRFDREDWYFFHPGDLYTTDAGSYRVKKETALAEGTDFAEFVGESKRTTLDDL
- a CDS encoding gamma-glutamyltransferase family protein gives rise to the protein MADPDLDRFTSRRSTVYGRRGAVATSQPLAAEAGIRSLRQGGNAFDAAVATAAALNVVEPTSTGLGGDVFALYRTADGEVGAMRACGGAPAGATIERVREALAEAEPDGDTDYPWAPETDEPDDVEMPMHGPHTVTVPGTARGWEATARELGTKPLSELLEPAIEYAIEGYPVSEVIASSWSHAEALFRTDNAREAYLVDDRAPETGELVTLPKLGRSMQKIAEEGADVVYEGEIAGEITQEVQSRGGFLSVEDLADFEVEWPEPVSTTYNGAEVYELPPNNQGLIALEALNVAAELGAGDHPLESPECVHYFAEAMKRAFHDGHRYITDPDYEDHPPLGSQSWAKRRAETVGEEASDDVTFGVPDANAEDADTVLLTVADEAGNVVSYINSRFAGFGSGLVAGDTGIALQNRGASFSLDPDHPNRLEPRKRPFHTLIPAVARLGPDDWLAFGVMGGYMQPQGHVQVLSNLVDYELPLQAALDRPRWRYRESGELAVEPHFDSDVAAKLVRRGHDVRILQPLLFGGAQAVRNDDGVLSAATEPRKDGNAQVF
- a CDS encoding molybdenum cofactor guanylyltransferase, translated to MKTAVVVAGGRSTRFGGADKAVADLAGTPMIRRVADRIVDVVDAVVINCRDDQVPAIREAMAGYPRRVTFAVDPEPDRGPMAGIMTGLRGVESIAGPDAPAFVVACDMPFVDPGFIEHLFDRVDGYDAAVPRLDDRWFQTTQAVYRAEPMAAACEAALDRGERKIIEPLFDLEYVVIEEAEALEHTTRGAFENLNTREEFRRAEERFLDRERR
- a CDS encoding pyridoxal-phosphate-dependent aminotransferase family protein, whose translation is MARNSETDELVPPDRTLLGPGPSDAHPRVLKAMATPFVGYLDDYYVEVMDDVQELLRMLFCTDNEYTFAVSGTGSAAMETAFANLVEPGETVLVPSNGYFGDRMGQIAERAGGEVVTVDAPWGEPLDPDDVAAAFDRHEPTVFGFVHGETSTGARQTQIPELARIAHDHDAYVIADTVASLGGVEFRTDEWGVDVVYSGSQKCLSAPPGSSPITFNDRAVQKVHDREEPVRSWYLDLEGVWEYWGAERNYHHTGPTATTYALREALRMVEEEGLEDRWARHRRVAGALKAGVEAMGVPLNVDDDHWLPTLNPVQVPDGVDDGRVIDRLMDEHGIEIVGGLGALSGDIFRVGCMGNSARPENITHFIAAFGSILAEEGADVDSDAGAVAAARALEE